Proteins found in one Mustela lutreola isolate mMusLut2 chromosome 10, mMusLut2.pri, whole genome shotgun sequence genomic segment:
- the HJV gene encoding hemojuvelin codes for MGNPGWSPYGSPPTLSTLTLLLLLCGHAHSQCKILRCNAEYVSSTLSLRGGGSPGALPGGGGAGAGSRGGAGSGGLCRALRSYALCTRRTARTCRGDLAFHSAVHGIEDLMIQHNCSRQGPTAPPPPRGPALPGSGPVRSSGPPAPDPCDYEGQFSRLHGRPPGFLHCASFGDPHVRSFHHLFHTCRVQGAWPLLDNDFLFVQATSSPVASGANATATRKLTIIFKNMQECIDQKVYQAEVDNLPAAFEDGSINGGDRPGGSSLSIRTTNPGNHVEIQAAYIGTTIIIRQTAGQLSFSIKVAEDVARAFSAEQDLQLCVGGCPPSQRLSRSERSRRGAITIDTAKQLCKEGLPVEDAYFHSCVFDVLISGDPNFTVAAQAALEDARAFLPDLEKLHLFPSDAGVTLSSGTLLAPLSGLLLLWLCIQ; via the exons ATGGGGAATCCAGGCTGGTCCCCCTATGGCAGCCCCCCAACTCTAAGCACTCTCAccctcctgctgctcctctgtgGACATG CTCATTCTCAATGCAAGATCCTCCGCTGCAATGCTGAGTATGTATCATCCACCCTGAGCCTTAGAGGTGGGGGTTCACCGGGAGCacttccaggaggaggaggagcaggagcagggagccggggTGGCGCGGGCTCCGGCGGCCTCTGTCGAGCCCTCCGCTCCTACGCTCTCTGTACCCGGCGCACCGCCCGCACCTGCCGCGGGGACCTGGCCTTCCATTCGGCGGTGCACGGTATCGAAGACCTGATGATCCAGCACAACTGCTCCCGCCAGGGCCCCacggcccctcccccgccccgcggccccgccctTCCAGGCTCCGGCCCAGTCCGCTCCTCCGGACCCCCAGCCCCGGACCCCTGTGACTATGAGGGCCAGTTTTCCCGGCTGCACGGTCGTCCCCCGGGCTTCCTGCATTGCGCCTCCTTTGGGGACCCCCACGTGCGCAGCTTCCATCACCTCTTTCACACGTGCCGTGTCCAAGGAGCTTGGCCCCTGCTGGATAATGACTTCCTTTTTGTCCAGGCCACCAGCTCCCCCGTGGCATCGGGGGCCAACGCCACCGCTACCCGCAAG CTTACCATTATATTTAAGAACATGCAGGAATGCATTGATCAGAAGGTCTACCAGGCTGAGGTGGACAATCTTCCAGCAGCCTTCGAAGATGGTTCTATCAATGGAGGTGACCGACCTGGGGGCTCTAGTTTGTCCATTCGAACTACTAATCCTGGGAATCATGTGGAGATCCAAGCTGCCTATATCGGCACAACTATAATCATTCGGCAGACAGCTGGGCAGCTCTCCTTCTCTATCAAGGTAGCAGAGGATGTGGCCAGGGccttctctgctgagcaggacctGCAGCTCTGTGTTGGGGGGTGTCCCCCAAGTCAGCGACTCTCTCGCTCAGAACGCAGTCGTCGTGGAGCTATAACCATTGATACGGCCAAACAGCTGTGCAAGGAAGGGCTGCCTGTAGAAGATGCTTACTTCCATTCTTGTGTCTTTGATGTTTTGATCTCTGGTGACCCCAACTTCACGGTGGCAGCTCAGGCAGCTTTGGAGGACGCCCGAGCTTTCCTGCCAGACTTAGAAAAGCTGCATCTCTTCCCCTCAGATGCCGGAGTTACTCTTTCCTCAGGAACCCTCCTGGCCCCACTATCTGGGCTCCTTCTTCTGTGGCTTTGCATTCAGTAA